A genomic window from Nicotiana sylvestris chromosome 11, ASM39365v2, whole genome shotgun sequence includes:
- the LOC104228906 gene encoding ubiquitin-like domain-containing protein CIP73 isoform X9, whose amino-acid sequence MTRTGETSEGHESEGIDTTIEIKVKTMNSQTHNLRIGNQRKVWNLKEQVSLLIGTPMEQQRLIYCGKVLQDDDLLSSYNIESGDTLHLICTVQSMSTFGNSPCCPGATDRISPNTQQEIPNSIETLSRYLNRMRRGYNINGTENNTNEVLGSASNTFTPSQGIPEVEQLARLLSSTRDMLISQTAQRFLELERDMRQNLNMSDPRVRQGTQLNAQTTVGTVFNNLGAYFLELGRTMMGVRMGDNGSTAVVNAGPAVYITDSGPLSIQEELYSVLLSTIHRLINSGLVNDNGTRLHQRQVGTQMIGGSLGATVDNVVDNSRILGLSSGPSIIEPRNARESAGEPANEDVGTSHRRTADFAESSSTKRQRALQLFHKPGIGAMTW is encoded by the exons ATGACTCGCACTGGTGAAACTTCTGAGGGCCATGAATCTGAAGGTATTGATACGACGATTGAGATAAAAGTAAAAACTATGAATTCTCAAACCCACAATTTGCGCATTGGCAATCAG aggaaagtatggaacttgAAAGAACAGGTGTCTCTTTTGATAGGGACGCCAATGGAACAACAGCGTCTAATCTATTGTGGAAAAGTCTTACAGGATGATGACCTCCTTTCTTCATACA ATATTGAAAGTGGTGATACTTTGCATCTGATTTGCACCGTCCAGAGCATGTCAACCTTTGGTAATTCACCCTGTTGCCCAG GTGCTACTGATAGGATTTCTCCCAATACTCAACAG GAAATCCCTAACTCTATAGAAACTTTGTCACGATATCTCAACCGAATGAGACGAGGATATAATATAAACG GAACAGAAAACAATACGAATGAGGTACTCGGAAGTGCATCCAATACTTTCACTCCTTCACAAGGAATTCCAGAAGTAGAACAATTAGCAAGACTGCTGTCTTCCACTAGGGATATGCTTATTAGCCAAACTGCACAGCGCTTTCTT GAATTGGAAAGAGATATGCGGCAAAATCTGAACATGAGTGATCCGAGGGTGCGCCAGGGAACCCAGTTAAATGCACAGACAACAGTCGGAACAGTGTTTAACAATCTAGGCGCATATTTTCTTGAACTTGGCCGCACAATGATGGGGGTCCGAATGGGTGACAATGGG AGTACTGCCGTAGTTAATGCTGGCCCTGCAGTCTATATAACCGACTCGGGACCACTGTCCATCCAG GAAGAACTTTATTCTGTGCTGCTCTCAACAATACACAGGCTGATCAACTCTGGTTTAGTAAATGATAATGGTACGCGGCTGCACCAGAGGCAAGTTGGTACACAAATGATAGGAGGTTCGTTAG GTGCAACTGTTGATAACGTCGTTGACAACTCAAGGATATTAGGTCTATCTTCTGGACCATCAATTATAGAACCAAGAAATGCTCGTGAATCAGCTGGTGAA CCTGCTAATGAAGATGTTGGGACATCTCATCGACGAACAGCTGATTTTGCTGAAAGCTCATCAACAAAACGACAAAGG GCACTTCAACTCTTTCATAAGCCTGGAATCGGTGCAATGACATGGTGA
- the LOC104228906 gene encoding ubiquitin-like domain-containing protein CIP73 isoform X3 gives MTRTGETSEGHESEGIDTTIEIKVKTMNSQTHNLRIGNQRKVWNLKEQVSLLIGTPMEQQRLIYCGKVLQDDDLLSSYNIESGDTLHLICTVQSMSTFGATDRISPNTQQEIPNSIETLSRYLNRMRRGYNINGTENNTNEVLGSASNTFTPSQGIPEVEQLARLLSSTRDMLISQTAQRFLELERDMRQNLNMSDPRVRQGTQLNAQTTVGTVFNNLGAYFLELGRTMMGVRMGDNGSTAVVNAGPAVYITDSGPLSIQEELYSVLLSTIHRLINSGLVNDNGTRLHQRQVGTQMIGGSLGKKVSVAVKRLRAKLDLLTTRRGRQAPNMLRVRYTRYFLRPIVATADQTEAQILPPGSGVPTEVSQLLRSMFLSGELQAATPAGATVDNVVDNSRILGLSSGPSIIEPRNARESAGEPANEDVGTSHRRTADFAESSSTKRQRALQLFHKPGIGAMTW, from the exons ATGACTCGCACTGGTGAAACTTCTGAGGGCCATGAATCTGAAGGTATTGATACGACGATTGAGATAAAAGTAAAAACTATGAATTCTCAAACCCACAATTTGCGCATTGGCAATCAG aggaaagtatggaacttgAAAGAACAGGTGTCTCTTTTGATAGGGACGCCAATGGAACAACAGCGTCTAATCTATTGTGGAAAAGTCTTACAGGATGATGACCTCCTTTCTTCATACA ATATTGAAAGTGGTGATACTTTGCATCTGATTTGCACCGTCCAGAGCATGTCAACCTTTG GTGCTACTGATAGGATTTCTCCCAATACTCAACAG GAAATCCCTAACTCTATAGAAACTTTGTCACGATATCTCAACCGAATGAGACGAGGATATAATATAAACG GAACAGAAAACAATACGAATGAGGTACTCGGAAGTGCATCCAATACTTTCACTCCTTCACAAGGAATTCCAGAAGTAGAACAATTAGCAAGACTGCTGTCTTCCACTAGGGATATGCTTATTAGCCAAACTGCACAGCGCTTTCTT GAATTGGAAAGAGATATGCGGCAAAATCTGAACATGAGTGATCCGAGGGTGCGCCAGGGAACCCAGTTAAATGCACAGACAACAGTCGGAACAGTGTTTAACAATCTAGGCGCATATTTTCTTGAACTTGGCCGCACAATGATGGGGGTCCGAATGGGTGACAATGGG AGTACTGCCGTAGTTAATGCTGGCCCTGCAGTCTATATAACCGACTCGGGACCACTGTCCATCCAG GAAGAACTTTATTCTGTGCTGCTCTCAACAATACACAGGCTGATCAACTCTGGTTTAGTAAATGATAATGGTACGCGGCTGCACCAGAGGCAAGTTGGTACACAAATGATAGGAGGTTCGTTAG GGAAAAAAGTGTCAGTGGCTGTAAAGAGGTTAAGAGCTAAGTTGGATTTACTAACAACTAGAAGAG GAAGACAAGCACCCAATATGCTACGAGTCAGATACACTAGATACTTTCTTAGACCCATAGTTGCCACAGCTGATCAAACTGAAGCTCAAATACTGCCACCAGGAAGTGGCGTACCAACGGAAGTTAGCCAACTTTTGAGAAGTATGTTCCTCAGTGGTGAACTTCAAGCTGCTACACCTGCAGGTGCAACTGTTGATAACGTCGTTGACAACTCAAGGATATTAGGTCTATCTTCTGGACCATCAATTATAGAACCAAGAAATGCTCGTGAATCAGCTGGTGAA CCTGCTAATGAAGATGTTGGGACATCTCATCGACGAACAGCTGATTTTGCTGAAAGCTCATCAACAAAACGACAAAGG GCACTTCAACTCTTTCATAAGCCTGGAATCGGTGCAATGACATGGTGA
- the LOC104228906 gene encoding uncharacterized protein isoform X11 — protein sequence MSTFGNSPCCPGATDRISPNTQQEIPNSIETLSRYLNRMRRGYNINGTENNTNEVLGSASNTFTPSQGIPEVEQLARLLSSTRDMLISQTAQRFLELERDMRQNLNMSDPRVRQGTQLNAQTTVGTVFNNLGAYFLELGRTMMGVRMGDNGSTAVVNAGPAVYITDSGPLSIQEELYSVLLSTIHRLINSGLVNDNGTRLHQRQVGTQMIGGSLGKKVSVAVKRLRAKLDLLTTRRGRQAPNMLRVRYTRYFLRPIVATADQTEAQILPPGSGVPTEVSQLLRSMFLSGELQAATPAGATVDNVVDNSRILGLSSGPSIIEPRNARESAGEPANEDVGTSHRRTADFAESSSTKRQRALQLFHKPGIGAMTW from the exons ATGTCAACCTTTGGTAATTCACCCTGTTGCCCAG GTGCTACTGATAGGATTTCTCCCAATACTCAACAG GAAATCCCTAACTCTATAGAAACTTTGTCACGATATCTCAACCGAATGAGACGAGGATATAATATAAACG GAACAGAAAACAATACGAATGAGGTACTCGGAAGTGCATCCAATACTTTCACTCCTTCACAAGGAATTCCAGAAGTAGAACAATTAGCAAGACTGCTGTCTTCCACTAGGGATATGCTTATTAGCCAAACTGCACAGCGCTTTCTT GAATTGGAAAGAGATATGCGGCAAAATCTGAACATGAGTGATCCGAGGGTGCGCCAGGGAACCCAGTTAAATGCACAGACAACAGTCGGAACAGTGTTTAACAATCTAGGCGCATATTTTCTTGAACTTGGCCGCACAATGATGGGGGTCCGAATGGGTGACAATGGG AGTACTGCCGTAGTTAATGCTGGCCCTGCAGTCTATATAACCGACTCGGGACCACTGTCCATCCAG GAAGAACTTTATTCTGTGCTGCTCTCAACAATACACAGGCTGATCAACTCTGGTTTAGTAAATGATAATGGTACGCGGCTGCACCAGAGGCAAGTTGGTACACAAATGATAGGAGGTTCGTTAG GGAAAAAAGTGTCAGTGGCTGTAAAGAGGTTAAGAGCTAAGTTGGATTTACTAACAACTAGAAGAG GAAGACAAGCACCCAATATGCTACGAGTCAGATACACTAGATACTTTCTTAGACCCATAGTTGCCACAGCTGATCAAACTGAAGCTCAAATACTGCCACCAGGAAGTGGCGTACCAACGGAAGTTAGCCAACTTTTGAGAAGTATGTTCCTCAGTGGTGAACTTCAAGCTGCTACACCTGCAGGTGCAACTGTTGATAACGTCGTTGACAACTCAAGGATATTAGGTCTATCTTCTGGACCATCAATTATAGAACCAAGAAATGCTCGTGAATCAGCTGGTGAA CCTGCTAATGAAGATGTTGGGACATCTCATCGACGAACAGCTGATTTTGCTGAAAGCTCATCAACAAAACGACAAAGG GCACTTCAACTCTTTCATAAGCCTGGAATCGGTGCAATGACATGGTGA